A stretch of Malus sylvestris chromosome 11, drMalSylv7.2, whole genome shotgun sequence DNA encodes these proteins:
- the LOC126590106 gene encoding cysteine-tryptophan domain-containing zinc finger protein 3 isoform X1 yields the protein MISVGTRDARKGMELGFAGRIEMEDTELEEGEACSSHINEYDSNIDVDVALSYIDDKIQDVLGHFQKEFEGGVSAENLGAKWGGYGSFLPSYQRSPVSSHPKTPQKVQNCSLLKSPNNLKLEAGQRNNAVCYNTPQSVGVGPASTGSTSLVAPKAPSANDPVKQEGSVSLIQADQYAPRHESANKKDINSLDQKTLKVRLKVGSDNLSTRKNAIYSGLGLDATSSSSVDDSPSESEGISHEPQDAPFESPTCILQIMTSFPVHEDMMSPLHDDLIYLIEKEKLLKEGRVNGNHTMEGGGKVSGSRKTKLVERNDLSAESKSGKNKDGTGLLSKKEHDIDMFACEELVSKTLKLPLLSSSFSTVNDVIKSKEMDKKTLVRDKVFPGQAEDEPMEPISTQEDGWVEKRKANLAGKVQEDRKVNVSEDVLVHPKKEGHCRVEKTYELVKGDLNVSKGRKSLNTEVMDHSKQKVNQKATSHEVDDTRLISGKEYPVPGEKNKPKESHRTTVAEFPKESSRVGSSSAPKMKGTHANSSNIDQSRDTYRDLFGDIDEKNQMNLSELPVEDKLKDSDAVAKSTSAVNSASRERQSGNKFEKPSIADSYPMTASNIASHSGNGPVSAVPPATGAPAPIADNWVCCDKCLKWRLLPYGTNLESLPEKWLCSMLNWLPGMNRCNVNEEETTEKTKALIAQYQVPAPESQNNLPRNPGLLEGVALPKPRNPDQNLENFGLPAMPSGGKKKIGAKELPNATNKDGSIQFPNSMKKTMQASVKSRSLNDVNQSPLPSEPDLQQLSKSSDMAVEKRKHKYREKHRDLERSTGGACQTGDIKNLKIKNRRDSDPDSSRASKKIKTEVKHINDEEWASDYSGAVGEVGISSSGGFLTAAAGKDQIKNRSHAASITKAKDEAFLNSRSLDVGNIDSKGRSKKRKLKESSDSQIHMGSIPATGHYVEDHSIAVKEEFSENYRRKEKKARTSKSEGKESSASKGSGRTDKKISHTKNQQHRKDISSSLTHRSRNDVDSLKKDLGSVQVPMAATSSSSKISGSQKTKSSFQEVKGSPVESVSSSPMRILNPDKLTSVRRDLMGKDESQNAGHFAIGSPRRCSDGEDDGGSDRSATARKDKVSTVAYHGARESSVLDFQDRENGKHYHSNGSHPRKSGKGYSSSLSKDKKRSFESDLDIGEAKNSNVLSEQKDHSPSHGIKPGDGKNKLQEKFGSKSGETENKYVSKKDVTGKSSIESSKREGQSNFGGHDGPDVKPETICKKDAISTPKQNSLQDCDGEKSSKIPSEKTERVDAGSVRGKSLPLPPSGGFQNEITGRCPRPAVGSQKGNGADSSQVDASEGNDALKQMQTRRVDNQNGAKHISSRHLAQNGHRARDIDAPSPVRRDSGSQAGTNALKEAKDLKHLADRVKNAGSSESTGLYFQAAVKFIHAASLLENTDSAKHIDMTQCMQMYSSTAKLCEFCAHEYEKAKDMAAAALAYKCMEVAYMRVIYSSHASASRDRLELQTALQLVPPGESPSSSASDVDNLNNPSTLDKVALPKGVSSPQVAGNHVIAARNRPNFLRMLNFAQDVNFAMEASRKSWLAFAAANTNTGDAKRAEGISAIKRALDFHFQDVEGLLRLVRLAMEAISR from the exons ATGATTTCTGTGGGGACTAGGGATGCAAGGAAGGGGATGGAATTAGGGTTTGCTGGTAGGATAGAGATGGAGGATACTGAGCTTGAAGAAGGCGAAGCTTGCTCTTCCCACATCAATGAATACGATTCCAACATCGATGTCGATGTTGCTCTCTCTTACATC GATGATAAAATTCAGGATGTTTTGGGACACTTCCAGAAAGAATTTGAAGGTGGAGTTTCTGCGGAGAATTTGG GGGCAAAGTGGGGTGGGTATGGCTCATTTTTACCTTCTTATCAGCGGTCTCCAGTGTCGTCTCATCCAAAGACTCCGCAAAAAGTTCAGAACTGCAGCTTACTCAAATCTCCCAACAATTTGAAACTTGAG GCTGGTCAACGTAACAATGCAGTTTGTTATAATACACCTCAGTCAGTGGGAGTTGGACCTGCTTCTACGGGTTCCACCTCGCTTGTTGCACCAAAGGCACCTTCAGCAAATGATCCAGTCAAACAAGAAGGAAGTGTGTCATTAATTCAAGCTGACCAGTACGCTCCTCGGCATGAATCTGCAAACAAGAAAGATATTAATTCATTGGACCAGAAAACACTGAAGGTGCGACTTAAAGTGGGATCGGATAACTTGTCGACACGAAAAAATGCTATCTACAGTGGGCTTGGTCTTGATGCCACATCATCTTCCTCAGTAGATGATAGCCCTTCAGAGAGTGAAGGGATATCTCATGAGCCTCAAGATGCCCCATTTGAATCTCCCACCTGTATTCTTCAG ATTATGACATCCTTTCCCGTGCATGAGGATATGATGTCACCTCTTCATGACGACCTCATTTACTTAATTGAAAAGGAAAAGCTCCTAAAAGAGGGTAGAGTGAATGGAAATCATACCATGGAGGGAGGTGGGAAAGTGTCAGGATCGAGGAAAACAAAATTGGTCGAAAGAAATGATTTGTCAGCTGAATCAAAGAGTGGGAAAAATAAGGATGGAACTGGGCTTCTGTCAAAGAAGGAACATGACATTGACATGTTTGCTTGTGAGGAGCTTGTTTCTAAAACCTTGAAGCTCCCACTTCTATCTAGTTCATTTTCTACTGTCAACGATGTGATAAAGAGCAAAGAAATGGATAAGAAAACTTTAGTGAGGGATAAGGTCTTCCCTGGTCAAGCAGAAGATGAACCAATGGAGCCAATTTCCACCCAAGAGGATGGCTGGGTTGAAAAGCGAAAAGCCAATTTGGCTGGAAAGGTTCAGGAAGATAGAAAAGTGAATGTGAGTGAGGACGTTTTGGTTCACCCAAAGAAAGAGGGCCATTGCAGGGTAGAGAAAACTTATGAATTGGTAAAAGGTGACTTAAATGTTTCCAAAGGGAGGAAATCTCTAAATACTGAAGTCATGGACCATTCAAAGCAGAAAGTCAATCAGAAGGCTACATCACATGAGGTAGATGATACAAGACTAATTTCTGGGAAGGAGTATCCAGTACCTGGGGAGAAAAACAAACCGAAGGAAAGTCACAGGACCACGGTTGCTGAGTTTCCAAAAGAAAGCTCAAGGGTTGGTTCTTCTTCAGCGCCCAAAATGAAGGGCACTCATGCAAATAGTTCTAATATTGATCAAAGCAGGGATACATATAGAGATTTGTTTGGGGATATAGATGAAAAGAACCAAATGAATTTATCTGAACTGCCAGTTGAAGATAAGCTTAAGGACTCTGATGCTGTTGCAAAAAGCACATCTGCAGTTAACAGTGCATCAAGGGAGAGACAAAGTGGcaataaatttgaaaaaccaTCAATTGCAGACTCATATCCTATGACGGCTTCAAATATAGCCTCACACTCTGGAAATGGGCCTGTGTCTGCTGTGCCTCCTGCTACGGGGGCTCCTGCACCGATAGCAGATAATTGGGTGTGTTGTGACAAGTGTCTGAAATGGCGGCTTCTTCCATATGGCACAAACCTGGAGAGCCTACCTGAGAAGTGGCTGTGTAGCATGCTTAATTGGCT GCCTGGAATGAATCGGTGTAATGTAAACGAGGAGGAAACAACAGAAAAGACGAAAGCTCTCATTGCACAGTACCAAGTTCCTGCCCCTGAGAGTCAAAATAATCTGCCCAGAAATCCTGGTTTACTGGAAGGAGTGGCATTGCCTAAGCCTCGAAACCCTGACCAAAACCTTGAAAATTTTGGTTTGCCTGCCATGCCTAGtggtggaaagaaaaaaattggagCAAAAGAATTGCCAAATGCAACTAATAAAGATGGTTCCATTCAGTTTCCAAACTCTATGAAGAAAACCATGCAGGCATCGGTGAAGAGTAGAAGCTTGAATGATGTGAATCAGTCTCCACTGCCAAGTGAACCTGATTTGCAGCAGCTAAGCAAATCCAGTGACATGGCAGTGGAGAAACGAAAACACAAGTACAGGGAGAAGCATAGAGATTTAGAGCGCTCTACTGGGGGAG CATGTCAAACAGGTGACATCAAGAATTTAAAGATAAAGAATAGAAGAGACTCTGATCCAGATTCTTCTAGAGCTTCCAAGAAAATCAAGACTGAAGTTAAACATATCAATGATGAAGAATGGGCATCAGACTACAGTGGGGCAGTTGGGGAGGTAGGTATTAGCTCAAGTGGTGGTTTTCTGACTGCTGCTGCAGGGAAAGATCAAATCAAGAACAGGTCACACGCTGCTTCTATtacaaaagcaaaagatgaaGCTTTCTTAAATAGTCGATCCTTAGATGTGGGAAACATTGATTCTAAAGGTAGATCAAAAAAGAGAAAACTGAAGGAATCCTCCGATTCTCAAATTCACATGGGTTCCATTCCAGCTACAGGGCACTATGTTGAGGATCATTCAATCGCCGTGAAGGAGGAGTTTAGTGAGAACTACCGCAGGAAAGAAAAGAAGGCAAGGACTTCTAAATCCGAGGGGAAAGAGTCTAGTGCAAGCAAAGGAAGTGGTAGAACAGACAAAAAAATCAGCCATACAAAGAACCAACAACATAGAAAAGATATCAGTAGCAGCTTAACTCACCGGAGTAGGAATGATGTGGATTCCTTGAAAAAAGATTTGGGATCTGTACAGGTTCCTATGGCTGCAACTTCAAGCTCCTCCAAAATCTCTGGCTCCCAGAAAACGAAATCCAGCTTTCAGGAAGTTAAAGGTTCACCTGTAGAATCTGTCTCATCTTCACCTATGAGAATATTGAATCCTGATAAGCTTACATCAGTACGCAGGGACCTCATGGGAAAGGATGAATCACAAAATGCTGGTCATTTTGCCATAGGTAGCCCAAGAAGGTGCTCAGATGGCGAAGATGATGGTGGGAGTGATCGATCTGCAACAGCGAGGAAGGACAAAGTCTCCACTGTGGCTTATCATGGGGCCCGTGAGTCTTCTGTGCTTGATTTCCAGGACAGAGAGAATGGAAAGCATTATCACTCTAATGGGTCGCACCCAAGAAAGTCAGGGAAGGGATACTCTTCTTCACTGTCAAAGGACAAGAAAAGGAGCTTTGAATCTGATTTGGACATTGGTGAGGCCAAGAATTCTAATGTTCTCAGTGAACAGAAAGATCATTCACCCTCTCATGGAATAAAACCCGGGGATGGTAAAAACAAGTTGCAGGAGAAATTTGGGTCTAAATCTGGTGAAACTGAGAACAAATATGTCAGCAAGAAAGATGTTACCGGAAAATCTTCCATTGAGAGCAGTAAAAGGGAAGGTCAGTCGAATTTTGGGGGGCATGATGGCCCAGATGTTAAGCCAGAAACCATTTGCAAAAAAGATGCAATTTCTACTCCCAAGCAGAATTCACTGCAAGATTGTGATGGTGAAAAGTCATCAAAGATTCCTTCTGAAAAAACTGAACGAGTGGATGCAGGCTCAGTTAGGGGGAAGTCACTACCCTTGCCACCCTCTGGTGGATTTCAAAATGAGATTACTGGTCGTTGTCCCCGACCAGCTGTGGGTTCTCAAAAGGGTAATGGAGCAGATAGCTCACAAGTTGATGCCTCTGAAGGTAATGATGCTCTGAAGCAAATGCAAACCAGAAGGGTTGATAATCAGAATGGAGCTAAGCATATCAGTTCAAGGCATCTTGCACAGAATGGGCACAGGGCCAGGGATATTGATGCCCCTAGTCCAGTTAGAAGGGACTCCGGCAGCCAGGCTGGTACTAATGCTCTGAAAGAAGCTAAAGATCTAAAACATCTTGCTGATCGCGTCAAG AACGCCGGGTCTTCCGAAAGTACGGGGCTTTACTTCCAAGCGGCTGTCAAATTTATTCATGCTGCATCTTTGTTGGAGAACACTGATAGTGCCAAGCATATTGACATGACTCAGTGCATGCAAATGTATAGTAGCACCGCGAAACTATGCGA GTTTTGTGCACATGAATACGAGAAAGCCAAGGATATGGCTGCTGCGGCTTTGGCCTACAAATGCATGGAAGTGGCTTATATGAGGGTGATATACTCCTCGCATGCCAGTGCAAGCAGAGATCGTCTTGAGTTGCAAACAGCTTTACAATTGGTTCCTCCTG GTGAAtctccttcttcctctgccTCTGATGTTGATAACCTAAACAACCCCTCAACGTTAGACAAGGTTGCCTTACCCAAGGGCGTTAGCTCTCCCCAAGTTGCTGGAAACCATGTTATTGCTGCCCGAAACCGTCCCAACTTTCTCCGGATGCTCAATTTT GCTCAGGATGTAAATTTTGCAATGGAAGCGTCGAGGAAATCGTGGCTTGCATTTGCAGCTGCTAATACAAACACGGGAGATGCTAAGCGTGCAGAAGGTATATCTGCCATTAAAAGGGCTCTTGACTTTCACTTCCAAGACGTAGAGGGATTACTACGTTTGGTACGGCTCGCGATGGAGGCTATCAGCCGTTAA
- the LOC126590106 gene encoding cysteine-tryptophan domain-containing zinc finger protein 3 isoform X2 yields MISVGTRDARKGMELGFAGRIEMEDTELEEGEACSSHINEYDSNIDVDVALSYIDDKIQDVLGHFQKEFEGGVSAENLGAKWGGYGSFLPSYQRSPVSSHPKTPQKVQNCSLLKSPNNLKLEAGQRNNAVCYNTPQSVGVGPASTGSTSLVAPKAPSANDPVKQEGSVSLIQADQYAPRHESANKKDINSLDQKTLKVRLKVGSDNLSTRKNAIYSGLGLDATSSSSVDDSPSESEGISHEPQDAPFESPTCILQIMTSFPVHEDMMSPLHDDLIYLIEKEKLLKEGRVNGNHTMEGGGKVSGSRKTKLVERNDLSAESKSGKNKDGTGLLSKKEHDIDMFACEELVSKTLKLPLLSSSFSTVNDVIKSKEMDKKTLVRDKVFPGQAEDEPMEPISTQEDGWVEKRKANLAGKVQEDRKVNVSEDVLVHPKKEGHCRVEKTYELVKGDLNVSKGRKSLNTEVMDHSKQKVNQKATSHEVDDTRLISGKEYPVPGEKNKPKESHRTTVAEFPKESSRVGSSSAPKMKGTHANSSNIDQSRDTYRDLFGDIDEKNQMNLSELPVEDKLKDSDAVAKSTSAVNSASRERQSGNKFEKPSIADSYPMTASNIASHSGNGPVSAVPPATGAPAPIADNWVCCDKCLKWRLLPYGTNLESLPEKWLCSMLNWLPGMNRCNVNEEETTEKTKALIAQYQVPAPESQNNLPRNPGLLEGVALPKPRNPDQNLENFGLPAMPSGGKKKIGAKELPNATNKDGSIQFPNSMKKTMQASVKSRSLNDVNQSPLPSEPDLQQLSKSSDMAVEKRKHKYREKHRDLERSTGGGDIKNLKIKNRRDSDPDSSRASKKIKTEVKHINDEEWASDYSGAVGEVGISSSGGFLTAAAGKDQIKNRSHAASITKAKDEAFLNSRSLDVGNIDSKGRSKKRKLKESSDSQIHMGSIPATGHYVEDHSIAVKEEFSENYRRKEKKARTSKSEGKESSASKGSGRTDKKISHTKNQQHRKDISSSLTHRSRNDVDSLKKDLGSVQVPMAATSSSSKISGSQKTKSSFQEVKGSPVESVSSSPMRILNPDKLTSVRRDLMGKDESQNAGHFAIGSPRRCSDGEDDGGSDRSATARKDKVSTVAYHGARESSVLDFQDRENGKHYHSNGSHPRKSGKGYSSSLSKDKKRSFESDLDIGEAKNSNVLSEQKDHSPSHGIKPGDGKNKLQEKFGSKSGETENKYVSKKDVTGKSSIESSKREGQSNFGGHDGPDVKPETICKKDAISTPKQNSLQDCDGEKSSKIPSEKTERVDAGSVRGKSLPLPPSGGFQNEITGRCPRPAVGSQKGNGADSSQVDASEGNDALKQMQTRRVDNQNGAKHISSRHLAQNGHRARDIDAPSPVRRDSGSQAGTNALKEAKDLKHLADRVKNAGSSESTGLYFQAAVKFIHAASLLENTDSAKHIDMTQCMQMYSSTAKLCEFCAHEYEKAKDMAAAALAYKCMEVAYMRVIYSSHASASRDRLELQTALQLVPPGESPSSSASDVDNLNNPSTLDKVALPKGVSSPQVAGNHVIAARNRPNFLRMLNFAQDVNFAMEASRKSWLAFAAANTNTGDAKRAEGISAIKRALDFHFQDVEGLLRLVRLAMEAISR; encoded by the exons ATGATTTCTGTGGGGACTAGGGATGCAAGGAAGGGGATGGAATTAGGGTTTGCTGGTAGGATAGAGATGGAGGATACTGAGCTTGAAGAAGGCGAAGCTTGCTCTTCCCACATCAATGAATACGATTCCAACATCGATGTCGATGTTGCTCTCTCTTACATC GATGATAAAATTCAGGATGTTTTGGGACACTTCCAGAAAGAATTTGAAGGTGGAGTTTCTGCGGAGAATTTGG GGGCAAAGTGGGGTGGGTATGGCTCATTTTTACCTTCTTATCAGCGGTCTCCAGTGTCGTCTCATCCAAAGACTCCGCAAAAAGTTCAGAACTGCAGCTTACTCAAATCTCCCAACAATTTGAAACTTGAG GCTGGTCAACGTAACAATGCAGTTTGTTATAATACACCTCAGTCAGTGGGAGTTGGACCTGCTTCTACGGGTTCCACCTCGCTTGTTGCACCAAAGGCACCTTCAGCAAATGATCCAGTCAAACAAGAAGGAAGTGTGTCATTAATTCAAGCTGACCAGTACGCTCCTCGGCATGAATCTGCAAACAAGAAAGATATTAATTCATTGGACCAGAAAACACTGAAGGTGCGACTTAAAGTGGGATCGGATAACTTGTCGACACGAAAAAATGCTATCTACAGTGGGCTTGGTCTTGATGCCACATCATCTTCCTCAGTAGATGATAGCCCTTCAGAGAGTGAAGGGATATCTCATGAGCCTCAAGATGCCCCATTTGAATCTCCCACCTGTATTCTTCAG ATTATGACATCCTTTCCCGTGCATGAGGATATGATGTCACCTCTTCATGACGACCTCATTTACTTAATTGAAAAGGAAAAGCTCCTAAAAGAGGGTAGAGTGAATGGAAATCATACCATGGAGGGAGGTGGGAAAGTGTCAGGATCGAGGAAAACAAAATTGGTCGAAAGAAATGATTTGTCAGCTGAATCAAAGAGTGGGAAAAATAAGGATGGAACTGGGCTTCTGTCAAAGAAGGAACATGACATTGACATGTTTGCTTGTGAGGAGCTTGTTTCTAAAACCTTGAAGCTCCCACTTCTATCTAGTTCATTTTCTACTGTCAACGATGTGATAAAGAGCAAAGAAATGGATAAGAAAACTTTAGTGAGGGATAAGGTCTTCCCTGGTCAAGCAGAAGATGAACCAATGGAGCCAATTTCCACCCAAGAGGATGGCTGGGTTGAAAAGCGAAAAGCCAATTTGGCTGGAAAGGTTCAGGAAGATAGAAAAGTGAATGTGAGTGAGGACGTTTTGGTTCACCCAAAGAAAGAGGGCCATTGCAGGGTAGAGAAAACTTATGAATTGGTAAAAGGTGACTTAAATGTTTCCAAAGGGAGGAAATCTCTAAATACTGAAGTCATGGACCATTCAAAGCAGAAAGTCAATCAGAAGGCTACATCACATGAGGTAGATGATACAAGACTAATTTCTGGGAAGGAGTATCCAGTACCTGGGGAGAAAAACAAACCGAAGGAAAGTCACAGGACCACGGTTGCTGAGTTTCCAAAAGAAAGCTCAAGGGTTGGTTCTTCTTCAGCGCCCAAAATGAAGGGCACTCATGCAAATAGTTCTAATATTGATCAAAGCAGGGATACATATAGAGATTTGTTTGGGGATATAGATGAAAAGAACCAAATGAATTTATCTGAACTGCCAGTTGAAGATAAGCTTAAGGACTCTGATGCTGTTGCAAAAAGCACATCTGCAGTTAACAGTGCATCAAGGGAGAGACAAAGTGGcaataaatttgaaaaaccaTCAATTGCAGACTCATATCCTATGACGGCTTCAAATATAGCCTCACACTCTGGAAATGGGCCTGTGTCTGCTGTGCCTCCTGCTACGGGGGCTCCTGCACCGATAGCAGATAATTGGGTGTGTTGTGACAAGTGTCTGAAATGGCGGCTTCTTCCATATGGCACAAACCTGGAGAGCCTACCTGAGAAGTGGCTGTGTAGCATGCTTAATTGGCT GCCTGGAATGAATCGGTGTAATGTAAACGAGGAGGAAACAACAGAAAAGACGAAAGCTCTCATTGCACAGTACCAAGTTCCTGCCCCTGAGAGTCAAAATAATCTGCCCAGAAATCCTGGTTTACTGGAAGGAGTGGCATTGCCTAAGCCTCGAAACCCTGACCAAAACCTTGAAAATTTTGGTTTGCCTGCCATGCCTAGtggtggaaagaaaaaaattggagCAAAAGAATTGCCAAATGCAACTAATAAAGATGGTTCCATTCAGTTTCCAAACTCTATGAAGAAAACCATGCAGGCATCGGTGAAGAGTAGAAGCTTGAATGATGTGAATCAGTCTCCACTGCCAAGTGAACCTGATTTGCAGCAGCTAAGCAAATCCAGTGACATGGCAGTGGAGAAACGAAAACACAAGTACAGGGAGAAGCATAGAGATTTAGAGCGCTCTACTGGGGGAG GTGACATCAAGAATTTAAAGATAAAGAATAGAAGAGACTCTGATCCAGATTCTTCTAGAGCTTCCAAGAAAATCAAGACTGAAGTTAAACATATCAATGATGAAGAATGGGCATCAGACTACAGTGGGGCAGTTGGGGAGGTAGGTATTAGCTCAAGTGGTGGTTTTCTGACTGCTGCTGCAGGGAAAGATCAAATCAAGAACAGGTCACACGCTGCTTCTATtacaaaagcaaaagatgaaGCTTTCTTAAATAGTCGATCCTTAGATGTGGGAAACATTGATTCTAAAGGTAGATCAAAAAAGAGAAAACTGAAGGAATCCTCCGATTCTCAAATTCACATGGGTTCCATTCCAGCTACAGGGCACTATGTTGAGGATCATTCAATCGCCGTGAAGGAGGAGTTTAGTGAGAACTACCGCAGGAAAGAAAAGAAGGCAAGGACTTCTAAATCCGAGGGGAAAGAGTCTAGTGCAAGCAAAGGAAGTGGTAGAACAGACAAAAAAATCAGCCATACAAAGAACCAACAACATAGAAAAGATATCAGTAGCAGCTTAACTCACCGGAGTAGGAATGATGTGGATTCCTTGAAAAAAGATTTGGGATCTGTACAGGTTCCTATGGCTGCAACTTCAAGCTCCTCCAAAATCTCTGGCTCCCAGAAAACGAAATCCAGCTTTCAGGAAGTTAAAGGTTCACCTGTAGAATCTGTCTCATCTTCACCTATGAGAATATTGAATCCTGATAAGCTTACATCAGTACGCAGGGACCTCATGGGAAAGGATGAATCACAAAATGCTGGTCATTTTGCCATAGGTAGCCCAAGAAGGTGCTCAGATGGCGAAGATGATGGTGGGAGTGATCGATCTGCAACAGCGAGGAAGGACAAAGTCTCCACTGTGGCTTATCATGGGGCCCGTGAGTCTTCTGTGCTTGATTTCCAGGACAGAGAGAATGGAAAGCATTATCACTCTAATGGGTCGCACCCAAGAAAGTCAGGGAAGGGATACTCTTCTTCACTGTCAAAGGACAAGAAAAGGAGCTTTGAATCTGATTTGGACATTGGTGAGGCCAAGAATTCTAATGTTCTCAGTGAACAGAAAGATCATTCACCCTCTCATGGAATAAAACCCGGGGATGGTAAAAACAAGTTGCAGGAGAAATTTGGGTCTAAATCTGGTGAAACTGAGAACAAATATGTCAGCAAGAAAGATGTTACCGGAAAATCTTCCATTGAGAGCAGTAAAAGGGAAGGTCAGTCGAATTTTGGGGGGCATGATGGCCCAGATGTTAAGCCAGAAACCATTTGCAAAAAAGATGCAATTTCTACTCCCAAGCAGAATTCACTGCAAGATTGTGATGGTGAAAAGTCATCAAAGATTCCTTCTGAAAAAACTGAACGAGTGGATGCAGGCTCAGTTAGGGGGAAGTCACTACCCTTGCCACCCTCTGGTGGATTTCAAAATGAGATTACTGGTCGTTGTCCCCGACCAGCTGTGGGTTCTCAAAAGGGTAATGGAGCAGATAGCTCACAAGTTGATGCCTCTGAAGGTAATGATGCTCTGAAGCAAATGCAAACCAGAAGGGTTGATAATCAGAATGGAGCTAAGCATATCAGTTCAAGGCATCTTGCACAGAATGGGCACAGGGCCAGGGATATTGATGCCCCTAGTCCAGTTAGAAGGGACTCCGGCAGCCAGGCTGGTACTAATGCTCTGAAAGAAGCTAAAGATCTAAAACATCTTGCTGATCGCGTCAAG AACGCCGGGTCTTCCGAAAGTACGGGGCTTTACTTCCAAGCGGCTGTCAAATTTATTCATGCTGCATCTTTGTTGGAGAACACTGATAGTGCCAAGCATATTGACATGACTCAGTGCATGCAAATGTATAGTAGCACCGCGAAACTATGCGA GTTTTGTGCACATGAATACGAGAAAGCCAAGGATATGGCTGCTGCGGCTTTGGCCTACAAATGCATGGAAGTGGCTTATATGAGGGTGATATACTCCTCGCATGCCAGTGCAAGCAGAGATCGTCTTGAGTTGCAAACAGCTTTACAATTGGTTCCTCCTG GTGAAtctccttcttcctctgccTCTGATGTTGATAACCTAAACAACCCCTCAACGTTAGACAAGGTTGCCTTACCCAAGGGCGTTAGCTCTCCCCAAGTTGCTGGAAACCATGTTATTGCTGCCCGAAACCGTCCCAACTTTCTCCGGATGCTCAATTTT GCTCAGGATGTAAATTTTGCAATGGAAGCGTCGAGGAAATCGTGGCTTGCATTTGCAGCTGCTAATACAAACACGGGAGATGCTAAGCGTGCAGAAGGTATATCTGCCATTAAAAGGGCTCTTGACTTTCACTTCCAAGACGTAGAGGGATTACTACGTTTGGTACGGCTCGCGATGGAGGCTATCAGCCGTTAA